Part of the Caulifigura coniformis genome, GAAGCGATGTTTCGCAAACGTCTGTTCGTCGCCCGGAAGGATGGACGCATCGAGGCTTTCGTGATCGCGAACCCCGGACGGAACGGCGACCTGTGGTCGGTTGAGACGTATCGGAAGCGGGTTGATGCGACGCGCGGCGTAATCGCGTTCCTGATTACACAGATCTCCCGCCAATTGCGTGCGGAGGATGTGAAGCTGCTCTCCCTCTGCCAGGTTCCGACTTTGCGGGTGAAGTGCGGCACGCCTTCGGACAGTGCGTTCGTGACGAACGGCATGGCGTTCTGGTGGAAATACCTGCCGTGGTTCTACGACCCGCCGCGGCAGTACCACTTCAAGAGCCGGTTCCGGCCGCAGTACCGCGAGTGCTTCGTGGCGACCTACCCGAAGACACGGATCGCGCCGATGCTGGCGTTCTTCTTCAAGTGGGGCGTGATCGTGCCGGACCTCAAGCGCCTGCCCCTGCAGATGCTGAAGCGGATGGCGAAGTGGAAGAACCACGAGCGTCTGGCCGATCCCGTCACGGAACCGTACGTGCTGTACCAGGGATCGCTCGACGACTCGCCGCCGTCGTTTCATCTCGAGCCGGCGGACCGACCCGCATCCGAGCATGCCGTCGCGGGCGCGACGGAGTTCGAGAAATCGACGATCCTCGTCCCCTGAGAGGGGATCGCTCAGGGCTTCAACTCGCGGAGCACTGCCGCATTCGCGGTGTTCCAGACGCGCAGCACCCCATTCTCATCGGCCGCGATCACCGCCTTTCCATCGGCTGTGACCGTCACCTGGTACACGTATCCGCTCGCGCCCGTGAAGCTGCGGATCACCTTTCCAGTGCCACGTTCCAGCAACTGACATTGGCCCTTGCTCGTGGCGATGACGATCTGGTCGGCCAGTCCGACGGACGCGACGGCGGTCACCTGACCGGGAGTGGCGTTCACTGACTTCCGCTGTTCGCCTGTCTCGGTGTTCCACACCTTGACGGCGCCATCCGCCCCGCCGCTGACAAGTGTGGCTCCATCCGGGGACCAGGCGAGTCCCAGGACATGAGCCGTGTGGCCTTCCAGGCCACGGAGGAACTCGCCCGTCGCCACTTTCGTGAGCTTCACGAACTTGTCGGCCGAACCTGTCGCCAGGACTTCGCCGTCACGCGAGAAGGCCAGCGTATTCACTGCGTCGCTGTGCAGGTCGGGGAGTTCCCGCTGGACCGACATCGACTCGACATTCCACAGCAGGACTTCCCCTCCTCGGGATGGCTCTCCCCCTCCGCTGGCAAGCAGCCGTCCGTCGGGGCTGAACTGCAGCGAGAGAACACGATCCTTGAGGGGCGATGTGGAGACGTCCAGCCGGCTGTCCAGGGGAGTACCCAGGACATGCGCCAGTTTCCACTGCGGCTTGAGGTTCCAGGAGATCACTCCCCCTTCGCGATCGAGCGTGACGAGCTGGCTGCCGGCGGCGAAGCCCAGCCACTGAACGGGCTTCGAGTGACCGGAGAACGATTCGAGCCACC contains:
- a CDS encoding DUF2156 domain-containing protein, whose product is MTRRTWMVPDGCTHVAGRDLLTPDQLRTLEALAYREGEAYDSYLALERGLEYFFGCGGQGVVGYTRWRKHLFVVGGLLAAEGRRGKLLSQLMDFAVRNRLEISFLNILGRDVPAFRNAGFAVSKVGEEPVVPLDTCTWQGADYAWVRRQENFCTRSGVQFDEIVPDPKCDTFLNVIAPEIHEVSRDHLEHTVYGRELSMMVGRLDPEAMFRKRLFVARKDGRIEAFVIANPGRNGDLWSVETYRKRVDATRGVIAFLITQISRQLRAEDVKLLSLCQVPTLRVKCGTPSDSAFVTNGMAFWWKYLPWFYDPPRQYHFKSRFRPQYRECFVATYPKTRIAPMLAFFFKWGVIVPDLKRLPLQMLKRMAKWKNHERLADPVTEPYVLYQGSLDDSPPSFHLEPADRPASEHAVAGATEFEKSTILVP